The stretch of DNA CATACTGTGAAGTACACAATGCTGTATGTGACGCAATAGACGAACTTGAACTGATGCGGCTTCTCGGTCATCCGCTCGAAGTATACGACTGTGCCAAAATCAATTAATATCCAAATGAACCGAAGCGAAAGCCGGTACTGTTTACTTATCAGTACCGGCTTTGCTGTTTTTAATTTATTTATGAGAAAAAAGCATTATGCAAGCATTGCTTCAATACTGCTCTTTGGTCTGTATCCGACTGCGGAGTTTACTACCCTGCCGTCCTTTATGAGAACTACCATCGGGATACTGGAAACGTTGAACGCTGCAGCGAGTTCAGGCTGTTCGTCTACGTTTACCTTTCCTACTTTTATTTCCGGATGCT from Ruminococcus sp. HUN007 encodes:
- the trxA gene encoding thioredoxin — translated: MSEITITSQNFNEVVNKSDKPVLIDLWASWCGPCKMLAPVISQIADEHPEIKVGKVNVDEQPELAAAFNVSSIPMVVLIKDGRVVNSAVGYRPKSSIEAMLA